In a single window of the Novosphingobium sp. IK01 genome:
- a CDS encoding helix-turn-helix domain-containing protein has product MQPASLLRPGYVTLYVIDIDAPADGAQVVDWHYPEWAALRIARHAFRETWTDGRVPGVSSRTTLVGPASRGLRFETGATRMWVVRFQPLGWARYFGVPSGLMASDFADGIFDIGRESRLAHFRGLASAVDAAGTAEAELAAILRWFAAWDERSVPDAARIEACHAALLREDVRTVGDLSAASGLPAHTLERLCQRHFGFPPQMLVRRERFLRSMRRHMRDPAARWTRAMDSQYYDQAQFVRDFRRFMGMTPSDYASHPHPVMGPVMQAQEEALAQALAQAPQALTGP; this is encoded by the coding sequence GTGCAGCCTGCGTCCCTGCTTCGGCCCGGTTATGTCACGCTTTACGTGATCGATATCGATGCGCCTGCCGATGGAGCGCAGGTGGTCGACTGGCACTATCCCGAATGGGCCGCCCTGCGCATCGCGCGCCATGCTTTTCGTGAAACCTGGACCGACGGGCGCGTGCCCGGGGTTTCGTCGCGGACGACGCTGGTCGGGCCGGCCAGCCGGGGGCTGCGGTTCGAGACCGGGGCGACGCGGATGTGGGTCGTCCGGTTCCAGCCATTGGGCTGGGCGCGCTATTTCGGGGTGCCATCGGGGCTGATGGCCAGCGATTTTGCCGACGGCATCTTCGATATCGGGCGCGAGTCCCGGCTGGCCCATTTTCGCGGGCTGGCGAGCGCGGTCGATGCGGCGGGAACGGCGGAAGCCGAACTGGCCGCGATCCTGCGCTGGTTTGCCGCCTGGGACGAGCGGTCCGTGCCCGATGCCGCGCGGATCGAGGCCTGCCATGCCGCGCTCCTGCGCGAGGATGTGCGCACGGTCGGCGATCTCTCGGCGGCCAGCGGGTTGCCGGCCCACACGCTCGAACGCCTGTGCCAGCGCCATTTCGGATTTCCGCCGCAAATGCTGGTGCGCCGCGAGCGGTTCCTGCGCAGCATGCGCCGCCACATGCGCGATCCGGCAGCCCGCTGGACGCGGGCGATGGACAGCCAATATTACGATCAGGCCCAGTTCGTGCGCGATTTCCGCCGCTTCATGGGCATGACGCCCAGCGACTATGCCAGCCACCCGCACCCGGTGATGGGCCCGGTGATGCAGGCGCAGGAGGAGGCATTGGCGCAGGCGCTGGCACAGGCGCCGCAGGCCCTGACGGGGCCCTGA
- the rplT gene encoding 50S ribosomal protein L20, translating into MSRIKRGTTTRAKHKRILDQAKGYRGRRKNTIRVARQAVEKAGQYAYRDRKVKKRTFRALWIQRINAAVRAEGLTYSQFIHGTKLAGIELDRKAMADLAMNEGGVFAAVIAQAKAALPAA; encoded by the coding sequence ATGTCCCGTATCAAGCGCGGCACCACTACGCGTGCCAAGCACAAGCGCATTCTTGACCAGGCCAAGGGTTACCGCGGCCGCCGCAAGAATACGATCCGCGTTGCTCGTCAGGCCGTCGAAAAGGCCGGCCAGTACGCCTACCGCGACCGCAAGGTGAAGAAGCGGACCTTCCGCGCCCTCTGGATCCAGCGCATCAACGCTGCGGTCCGCGCTGAAGGCCTGACCTACTCGCAGTTCATCCACGGCACCAAGCTGGCTGGCATCGAACTCGATCGCAAGGCGATGGCCGATCTGGCCATGAACGAAGGCGGCGTGTTCGCGGCTGTCATCGCTCAGGCGAAGGCTGCCCTTCCGGCGGCCTGA
- the rpmI gene encoding 50S ribosomal protein L35 — MPKLKTKSGVKKRFKLTATGKVKHGVAGKRHRLISHNAKYIRQNRGTDVISDADAKVIKKWAPYGLN; from the coding sequence ATGCCCAAGCTCAAGACCAAGAGCGGCGTGAAGAAGCGCTTCAAGCTCACTGCCACCGGCAAGGTCAAGCACGGCGTGGCCGGCAAGCGCCACCGCCTGATCAGCCATAACGCCAAGTACATCCGCCAGAACCGCGGCACCGACGTGATCTCCGACGCTGACGCGAAGGTGATCAAGAAGTGGGCGCCCTACGGGCTGAACTGA
- a CDS encoding homoserine O-succinyltransferase: MPIRIADNLPARRTLEAEGVIVMGETEAARQDIRPLRIALLNLMPDKITTETQIARLLGATPLQIELTLVRLSGHVSKTTSAGHIAEFYRPFDEIQTERFDGLIITGAPVETMAYGEVTYWDELRRIFDWSQTHCHRLLTICWGAMAALHYFHGVPKHPLAAKAHGVFDHEVRASGSPWLRGMSDVVPVPVSRWSEVRSADLPAGLTVLLESEESGLCLVDDPARRALHMLNHLEYDTLTLDTEYRRDGSGPVPRHYYRNDDPANLPRNTWRTHGHQLFGNWINEVYQTTPFDLDDVGAVLQV; encoded by the coding sequence GTGCCGATCAGGATTGCCGACAACCTCCCCGCCCGCCGCACCCTTGAGGCCGAGGGCGTGATCGTCATGGGCGAGACCGAGGCCGCGCGTCAGGACATCCGTCCCTTGCGCATCGCGCTGCTCAACCTGATGCCCGACAAGATCACCACCGAGACCCAGATCGCGCGGCTGCTGGGTGCTACCCCGCTCCAGATCGAACTGACGCTGGTGCGTCTTTCGGGCCATGTCAGCAAGACCACGTCGGCCGGGCACATCGCCGAATTCTACCGTCCGTTCGACGAGATCCAGACCGAGCGTTTCGACGGGCTGATCATCACCGGCGCCCCGGTCGAGACGATGGCCTATGGCGAGGTGACCTACTGGGACGAACTGCGCCGGATCTTCGACTGGAGCCAGACCCACTGTCACCGCCTGCTCACGATCTGCTGGGGGGCGATGGCCGCGCTTCACTATTTCCACGGCGTGCCCAAGCATCCGCTGGCGGCCAAGGCCCATGGCGTGTTCGACCATGAGGTGCGCGCCTCGGGCAGTCCCTGGCTGCGTGGCATGTCCGATGTGGTGCCCGTGCCGGTCTCGCGCTGGAGCGAGGTGCGCAGCGCCGACCTTCCCGCCGGGCTGACCGTCCTGCTCGAAAGCGAGGAGAGCGGGCTGTGTCTGGTCGACGACCCGGCCCGCCGCGCGCTCCACATGCTCAACCATCTTGAGTATGACACGCTCACCCTCGACACCGAATATCGCCGCGACGGCTCGGGCCCGGTGCCGCGCCACTATTACCGCAACGACGACCCGGCCAACCTGCCGCGCAACACATGGCGCACCCATGGGCATCAGTTGTTCGGCAACTGGATCAACGAGGTCTACCAGACGACCCCGTTCGATCTGGACGATGTCGGGGCCGTTCTTCAGGTCTGA
- a CDS encoding inositol monophosphatase family protein: MKLDDDIALALRLADAAGAAIRPYFRSVSAERKGDATPVTLADRAAEEAMRAILAAEVPRDGIVGEEFGTREGSTGRTWVLDPIDGTAGFLAGRAIFGTLIALLVDGFPVLGVIDQPIAGERWVGASGMATTLNGQPVRTRPCRELAEATIATTGPHYFSQHEGEHFMALASQTDYRRMVMGGDCYNYAMLATGQLDIVCEAGLKLHDWAALVPVVEGAGGTMADWNGDPLHAGSEGHVIALGDPARLDDVIEALAAGHSHGH; this comes from the coding sequence ATGAAGCTCGATGACGACATCGCCCTGGCCCTGCGTTTGGCCGATGCGGCTGGCGCTGCCATTCGCCCCTATTTTCGCAGTGTCAGTGCCGAGCGCAAGGGGGACGCGACCCCTGTGACTTTGGCCGACCGCGCCGCCGAAGAGGCCATGCGCGCAATTCTGGCCGCCGAAGTCCCGCGTGACGGGATCGTGGGCGAGGAATTCGGCACGCGCGAAGGCAGCACCGGGCGGACATGGGTGCTCGACCCCATCGACGGGACGGCGGGCTTTCTGGCCGGGCGCGCGATCTTCGGGACGCTGATCGCGCTGCTGGTCGACGGGTTCCCCGTTCTGGGTGTGATCGACCAGCCGATTGCGGGGGAACGCTGGGTCGGTGCCTCGGGCATGGCCACCACGCTCAACGGCCAGCCGGTCCGCACGCGTCCGTGCCGCGAACTGGCTGAGGCGACCATCGCCACCACTGGCCCGCACTATTTCAGCCAGCACGAGGGCGAGCACTTCATGGCGCTGGCCTCGCAGACCGACTATCGCCGCATGGTCATGGGCGGGGACTGCTACAACTATGCGATGCTGGCGACCGGCCAGCTCGACATCGTGTGCGAGGCGGGCCTCAAGCTTCACGACTGGGCCGCGCTGGTTCCGGTGGTCGAAGGGGCCGGGGGCACGATGGCCGACTGGAACGGCGACCCGCTCCATGCCGGGTCGGAAGGCCATGTCATCGCGCTGGGCGATCCGGCGCGACTCGACGACGTGATCGAGGCGCTGGCCGCCGGGCATTCGCATGGTCATTAA
- a CDS encoding helix-turn-helix domain-containing protein, whose translation MNRKSTPVAAPAVDPAIAPANGVTRKGQPLSFNRAPAADLAPWIGRFYVTVVDAPDDYALQCGLLNDTSCIRIQLRGDWTAQTRDGGIAVGRSALFFGPNTRRMPIGVKGPFSSVGVVLRPGACHALFRIAVPDLVDRITPIETVGLASEKSLGLFTPDASPEDWCVAMEEALRAMIARQGGHEPDPVTARFEAAALADPAILVADFVEQSGIEQRRLERIVRRDFGITPKHVLRRARALDMASHLRGVADEAEAETLALRYYDQSHLIREFTAMFGMSPRQFINTPQPLMTLSLENRQSRRLEMSERIAPGGLRPWQ comes from the coding sequence ATGAATCGCAAGAGCACGCCGGTTGCCGCTCCGGCTGTCGATCCGGCCATCGCACCGGCCAATGGCGTGACGCGCAAGGGCCAGCCCTTGTCCTTCAACCGCGCCCCGGCGGCCGATCTGGCGCCGTGGATCGGTCGTTTCTACGTGACCGTGGTCGATGCCCCTGACGACTATGCCCTGCAATGCGGACTGCTGAACGACACCTCGTGCATCCGCATCCAGTTGCGCGGCGACTGGACCGCGCAGACTCGCGACGGCGGAATTGCCGTGGGCCGGTCGGCGCTGTTTTTCGGCCCCAACACCAGACGGATGCCCATTGGCGTCAAGGGCCCTTTTTCAAGCGTGGGCGTGGTCTTGCGCCCCGGCGCCTGCCATGCGCTGTTCCGCATTGCCGTGCCTGATCTGGTCGACCGGATCACCCCGATCGAAACGGTCGGCCTGGCCTCGGAAAAAAGCCTCGGCCTGTTCACCCCCGATGCCTCGCCCGAGGACTGGTGCGTGGCCATGGAGGAGGCCCTGCGCGCCATGATCGCCCGGCAGGGCGGGCACGAGCCCGATCCGGTCACCGCCCGGTTCGAGGCGGCAGCCCTCGCCGATCCGGCCATCCTCGTAGCCGATTTCGTCGAGCAATCGGGGATCGAGCAGCGCCGCCTCGAACGGATCGTCCGGCGCGATTTCGGAATCACCCCCAAGCACGTGCTGCGCCGCGCCCGCGCGCTCGACATGGCCAGCCACTTGCGCGGCGTCGCCGACGAGGCCGAGGCCGAGACGCTCGCCCTGCGCTACTACGACCAGAGCCACCTGATCCGCGAATTCACCGCGATGTTCGGCATGTCGCCGCGCCAGTTCATCAACACGCCCCAGCCGCTGATGACGCTCAGCCTCGAAAACCGCCAGTCGCGCCGCCTCGAAATGTCCGAACGCATCGCGCCGGGCGGCCTGCGCCCCTGGCAATGA
- the clpA gene encoding ATP-dependent Clp protease ATP-binding subunit ClpA produces the protein MPSFAQSLEKTLHSALANASERSHEYATLEHLLLALIDDPDAAQVMQACGVDLGDLGDVVRQYLDQEYQSLKTAEKADPQPTAGFQRVIQRAILHVQSSGKDTVTGANVLVALFSERDSYAVYFLQQQDMSRLDAVSYISHGIGKGGRQSGSATSSKPEEEAPKPEEKAEAKSGSKKDSALDQFCVNLNEKALSGKVDPLIGRGPEVDRTIQILCRRSKNNPLYVGDPGVGKTAIAEGLARKIVEGEVPEVLTKAVIYSLDMGSLLAGTRYRGDFEERLKQVVSELEKMPHAILFIDEIHTVIGAGATSGGAMDASNLLKPALSGGTIRCIGSTTYKEFRNHFEKDRALLRRFQKIDVNEPSVEDTIKILKGLRTAFEEHHKVKYTPEAIKTAVELSARYINDRKLPDKAIDVIDEVGAMQMLVPPSKRKKTITAREIEAVIATMARIPPKSVSSDDKKVLEHLERDLKRLVFGQDKAIEVLSSAMKLSRAGLRDPDKPIGSFLFSGPTGVGKTEVARSLAQIMGIPLQRFDMSEYMERHSVSRLIGAPPGYVGFDQGGLLTDAIDQQPHCVLLLDEIEKAHPDLFNILLQVMDNGRLTDHHGKTVDFRNVVLIMTTNAGASDMAKQGIGFGDVSKQDAGDEAVKNLFTPEFRNRLDAIVPFGYLPPEVVSRVVDKFVLQLELQLAEQNVHIQFDGDARAWLAKKGYDRLYGARPMARLIQERVKKPLAEELLFGKLANGGEVHVSLKDAGSGDAGLSFELTPAAPKLVKKKASKRKASDTTTEPNAE, from the coding sequence ATGCCCAGTTTCGCCCAGAGCCTCGAGAAAACGTTGCACAGCGCCCTCGCCAATGCGTCGGAGCGCAGCCATGAATACGCGACGCTCGAACATCTCCTGCTTGCCCTGATCGACGATCCGGACGCGGCGCAGGTGATGCAGGCCTGTGGCGTGGATCTTGGCGACCTGGGTGACGTGGTGCGCCAGTACCTCGACCAGGAATACCAGTCGCTCAAGACCGCCGAAAAGGCCGATCCGCAGCCCACCGCCGGATTCCAGCGCGTGATCCAGCGCGCGATCCTCCATGTCCAGTCCTCGGGCAAGGACACGGTCACGGGCGCCAATGTGCTGGTCGCGCTGTTCTCCGAACGCGATTCCTATGCGGTCTATTTCCTCCAGCAGCAGGACATGAGCCGCCTCGACGCGGTCAGCTATATCAGCCACGGGATCGGCAAGGGCGGCCGCCAGAGCGGTTCGGCCACCTCGTCCAAGCCCGAGGAAGAAGCCCCCAAGCCCGAGGAAAAGGCCGAGGCCAAGAGCGGCAGCAAGAAGGATTCGGCGCTCGACCAGTTCTGCGTCAACCTCAACGAGAAGGCGCTTTCGGGCAAGGTCGATCCGCTGATCGGGCGCGGGCCGGAGGTCGACCGCACGATCCAGATCCTGTGCCGCCGCTCGAAGAACAACCCGCTCTATGTCGGGGATCCGGGCGTGGGCAAGACGGCGATCGCCGAGGGCCTTGCGCGCAAGATCGTCGAGGGTGAAGTGCCCGAGGTGCTGACCAAGGCGGTGATCTATTCGCTCGACATGGGCAGCCTGCTGGCTGGCACGCGCTATCGCGGTGATTTCGAGGAGCGCCTCAAGCAGGTCGTTTCCGAACTCGAAAAGATGCCCCACGCGATCCTGTTCATCGACGAGATCCACACCGTGATCGGTGCGGGGGCGACCAGCGGCGGGGCGATGGACGCCTCGAACCTCCTGAAGCCCGCGCTCTCGGGCGGGACGATCCGCTGCATCGGTTCGACCACCTACAAGGAGTTCCGCAACCACTTCGAGAAGGACCGCGCCCTGCTGCGCCGGTTCCAGAAGATCGACGTGAACGAACCGAGCGTGGAAGACACGATCAAGATCCTGAAAGGTCTGCGCACGGCCTTCGAGGAACACCACAAGGTCAAGTACACGCCCGAGGCGATCAAGACCGCGGTCGAGCTTTCGGCGCGCTACATCAACGACCGCAAGCTGCCCGACAAGGCGATCGACGTGATCGACGAAGTGGGCGCGATGCAGATGCTGGTGCCGCCCTCGAAGCGCAAGAAGACGATCACCGCGCGCGAGATCGAGGCCGTGATCGCGACGATGGCACGCATCCCGCCCAAGTCGGTCAGTTCGGACGACAAGAAGGTGCTCGAACATCTCGAACGCGATTTGAAGCGTCTGGTGTTCGGTCAGGACAAGGCCATCGAGGTGCTCTCGAGCGCCATGAAGCTGAGCCGTGCGGGCCTGCGCGATCCCGACAAGCCGATCGGCTCGTTCCTGTTCTCGGGGCCCACCGGCGTCGGCAAGACCGAAGTGGCGCGCTCCCTTGCGCAGATCATGGGCATTCCGCTCCAGCGGTTCGACATGTCCGAATATATGGAGCGTCACTCGGTCAGCCGCCTGATCGGGGCTCCTCCGGGCTATGTCGGCTTTGACCAGGGCGGTCTGCTCACCGATGCCATCGACCAGCAGCCGCACTGCGTCCTGCTGCTCGACGAAATCGAGAAGGCGCACCCCGACCTGTTCAACATCCTGTTGCAGGTCATGGACAATGGCCGCCTGACCGACCACCACGGCAAGACCGTCGATTTCCGCAATGTGGTCCTGATCATGACCACCAATGCGGGCGCTTCGGACATGGCCAAGCAGGGGATCGGGTTTGGCGACGTGTCCAAGCAGGACGCTGGCGACGAAGCGGTCAAGAACCTGTTCACGCCCGAGTTCCGCAACCGTCTCGATGCGATCGTGCCGTTTGGCTATCTGCCGCCCGAAGTCGTCAGCCGCGTGGTCGACAAGTTCGTCCTCCAGCTCGAACTCCAGCTGGCCGAACAGAACGTCCACATCCAGTTCGATGGCGACGCACGCGCCTGGCTGGCCAAGAAGGGCTATGACCGCCTCTATGGTGCGCGGCCCATGGCCCGCCTCATCCAGGAGCGCGTCAAGAAGCCGCTGGCCGAAGAACTGCTGTTCGGCAAGCTGGCCAATGGCGGCGAGGTCCATGTCAGTCTCAAGGATGCCGGTTCGGGCGATGCGGGGCTCAGCTTCGAACTGACCCCGGCGGCGCCCAAGCTGGTCAAGAAGAAGGCCAGCAAGCGCAAGGCGAGCGATACCACGACCGAACCGAACGCCGAATAA
- a CDS encoding DUF1192 domain-containing protein has protein sequence MDADDLPRRKGDLVSQLATQPLDSLSVDELSLRITLLEAEIARTRAHREKAGRTRAAAEALFGAPPPAPPSSAPPPPVCQTGGTGR, from the coding sequence ATGGACGCAGACGACCTTCCGCGCCGAAAGGGCGATTTGGTCAGCCAACTGGCGACCCAGCCGCTCGACTCGCTGTCAGTGGACGAGCTGTCCTTGCGCATCACCCTGCTTGAAGCCGAGATCGCCCGGACCCGCGCCCATCGCGAGAAGGCCGGGCGCACCCGTGCCGCTGCCGAGGCCCTGTTCGGGGCGCCGCCTCCTGCTCCCCCCTCTTCTGCCCCGCCACCTCCTGTCTGCCAGACCGGGGGAACCGGACGATGA
- a CDS encoding NAD(P)H-quinone oxidoreductase gives MLKLPATMTAVGFEAPGAPDVLRPETLPVPVPGPGQVLVRVAFAGVNRPDVVQRQGFYPAPPGASPIPGLEIAGTVAALGEGVTSLVPGQQVCALVSGGGYAQYCLARADHCLPVPESLPLDQAAALPETLFTVWHNVFERGWACEGETLLVHGGTSGIGSMAIMLGKLFGLTVIVTCGGPDKCAAALRIGADHAIDYKASDFVEEVKAITGGKGVEIVLDMVAGDYVARNMKCLAMDGRHVTIAVQGGVKAQINMAQVMTRRLTLTGSTLRARSDSFKALLTAEILQTVWPLVAQGKLRPIMDQAFALEEAAAAHTRMEAGTHIGKIVLAVA, from the coding sequence ATGCTGAAACTGCCCGCCACGATGACTGCCGTAGGCTTCGAAGCCCCGGGCGCACCCGATGTGCTGCGCCCCGAAACATTGCCTGTGCCCGTGCCCGGCCCCGGACAAGTGCTGGTCCGGGTCGCCTTTGCCGGGGTCAACCGTCCCGATGTGGTCCAGCGACAGGGGTTCTATCCGGCCCCGCCGGGCGCCTCGCCGATTCCCGGCCTGGAAATCGCAGGCACCGTTGCCGCGCTGGGCGAAGGGGTAACCAGCCTTGTTCCCGGCCAGCAGGTCTGCGCGCTGGTCTCGGGCGGGGGCTATGCCCAATATTGCCTCGCCCGGGCCGATCACTGCCTGCCCGTGCCCGAGAGCCTTCCGCTCGACCAGGCCGCCGCCCTGCCCGAAACGCTGTTCACCGTCTGGCACAACGTGTTCGAGCGCGGCTGGGCCTGCGAGGGGGAAACCCTGCTGGTCCACGGCGGCACCAGCGGCATCGGCTCGATGGCGATCATGCTGGGCAAGCTGTTCGGGCTGACCGTCATCGTCACCTGCGGCGGGCCGGACAAGTGCGCGGCGGCCCTGCGCATCGGCGCGGACCATGCCATCGACTACAAGGCCAGCGATTTCGTCGAGGAAGTCAAGGCGATCACCGGCGGCAAGGGCGTGGAGATCGTGCTCGACATGGTGGCGGGCGACTATGTCGCGCGCAACATGAAGTGCCTGGCCATGGATGGCCGCCATGTGACCATCGCGGTTCAGGGCGGGGTCAAGGCCCAGATCAACATGGCCCAGGTCATGACCCGGCGCCTCACCCTCACCGGATCGACGCTGCGCGCGCGCTCCGACAGCTTCAAGGCCCTGCTCACGGCAGAAATCCTCCAGACGGTCTGGCCGCTGGTCGCCCAGGGCAAGCTGCGCCCGATCATGGACCAGGCCTTCGCCCTGGAAGAGGCCGCCGCCGCCCACACGCGAATGGAAGCAGGCACTCATATCGGCAAGATCGTGCTCGCGGTGGCCTGA
- a CDS encoding DUF1013 domain-containing protein, with translation MSNQPTYPLMPHATASWLVDNTALTFEQIAEFCGLHILEVQAMADDLAGAKYTGRNPLHSGELTQAEIDRGQTSPEYRLKMQRAPLAVSRTKGPRYTPVSKRQDKPDGIAWILRHHPEISDAQIGKLIGTTRTTIAAIRDRSHWNIGNINPKDPVTLGLCSQRELDMLVSKASKRAGAPADEELPGTDRLGSDRDALIEELRAEREAHTKALSEAAQHAEAMAWLEARRAEGISDS, from the coding sequence GTGAGCAACCAGCCCACGTATCCGCTGATGCCGCATGCCACCGCTTCGTGGCTTGTCGACAATACGGCGCTGACTTTCGAGCAGATCGCCGAATTCTGCGGGCTGCACATCCTCGAAGTGCAGGCCATGGCCGACGATCTGGCCGGCGCCAAGTATACCGGGCGCAACCCGCTGCACTCGGGCGAACTGACCCAGGCCGAAATCGACCGCGGCCAGACCAGCCCCGAATATCGCCTGAAGATGCAGCGCGCGCCGCTCGCCGTGAGCCGCACCAAGGGCCCGCGCTACACCCCGGTGTCCAAGCGCCAGGACAAGCCCGACGGCATCGCCTGGATCCTGCGCCACCACCCGGAAATCTCCGATGCGCAGATCGGCAAGCTGATCGGCACCACGCGCACGACGATCGCGGCGATTCGCGACCGCAGCCACTGGAACATCGGCAACATCAACCCCAAGGACCCGGTGACGCTGGGCCTGTGCTCGCAGCGCGAACTCGACATGCTGGTGAGCAAGGCGTCCAAGCGCGCCGGCGCCCCGGCGGACGAGGAACTGCCGGGCACCGACCGCCTCGGCTCCGACCGCGACGCCCTGATCGAGGAACTGCGCGCCGAGCGCGAGGCCCACACCAAGGCCCTGTCCGAAGCGGCCCAGCACGCCGAAGCCATGGCCTGGCTGGAAGCCCGCCGCGCCGAGGGCATCTCGGACAGCTGA
- a CDS encoding CBS domain-containing protein has translation MTIARLIDDRNGQVWAIHAADTVADAIEVLTAHKIGALPVLDGNGPVAGVFSERDVIRALKDHGDDALRLPVSAVMTASVVTVTPDIAVMDALALMTHRRFRHLPVIENGKMVAFISIGDLVKHRLDRIEAEADAMRSYIQSA, from the coding sequence ATGACCATTGCTCGATTGATCGATGATCGTAACGGACAAGTATGGGCCATCCATGCCGCAGACACGGTGGCCGACGCTATTGAAGTCCTGACCGCACACAAGATCGGTGCATTGCCCGTTCTCGACGGGAATGGCCCGGTGGCCGGTGTTTTTTCCGAACGTGACGTGATCAGGGCGCTCAAGGACCATGGCGACGATGCGTTGCGTCTGCCGGTCAGCGCGGTGATGACCGCTTCGGTGGTGACGGTCACGCCCGACATCGCGGTCATGGACGCCCTTGCCCTGATGACTCACCGCCGGTTCCGCCACCTGCCGGTGATCGAGAACGGGAAGATGGTGGCCTTCATCTCGATCGGCGATCTGGTGAAGCATCGTCTCGACCGGATCGAGGCCGAGGCGGACGCCATGCGCAGCTATATCCAGTCGGCCTGA